The following are encoded in a window of Osmia bicornis bicornis chromosome 15, iOsmBic2.1, whole genome shotgun sequence genomic DNA:
- the LOC114875736 gene encoding facilitated trehalose transporter Tret1-2 homolog isoform X1 produces the protein MSLNHRYYVTTVPDEGENSFKMPRASVVHMTSTATRPQHMSQVLATLALSMGTLSSGLAKGYTSPALDSILDNQPPHLYQSTNNDTWSAFSVTQQEASWVASLSMLGAWFGAMIGDWIMRRGRRLALRVTSLPLAAVWILTGIAPCVELVYVTSFIGGLCCSVTTMVAHVYISEISMPSIRGCLSAMLKVLGHVGVLLSYIAGTYMNWRQSALLVAVAPSMLFLGTLFIPETPSYLVLNGKDDEAASSLQWLRGDHVDIRHELQVIKTNILASRAKQYELTFKNSMLTPRLYKPIAITCGLMFFQRFSGANAFNYYAVIIFRQTLGGMNPHGATIAIGFVQLLASLLSGFLIDIVGRLPLLIASTVFMSLALAGFGSYAYYMSQTQNLGYPDSPVGGQHDWIPLLCVLVFTTALALGISPISWLLIGELFPLEYRGLGSSISTSFSYFCAFVGIKLFMDFQQTFGLHGAFWFYAAVAVCGLCFVVCCVPETKGKQLDEMNPEYAQAR, from the exons GTAACAACGGTGCCGGACGAGGGCGAGAACAGCTTTAAAATGCCTCGAGCTTCCGTGGTGCACATGACTTCGACGGCGACGAGACCGCAACACATGTCGCAG GTGTTGGCCACCCTGGCACTCTCAATGGGAACCCTGTCCTCTGGTCTGGCAAAGGGTTACACTTCCCCAGCGTTGGACTCTATTCTGGATAATCAACCCCCTCATCTTTACCAATCTACGAACAACGACACCTG GTCGGCATTCTCGGTGACGCAACAAGAAGCCTCGTGGGTAGCGTCGTTGTCGATGCTTGGTGCATGGTTTGGCGCCATGATCGGCGACTGGATAATGAGAAGAGGTCGTAGATTGGCGCTACGAGTGACATCCTTGCCTCTGGCCGCCGTTTGGATCCTTACCGGTATAGCGCCATGCGTCGAACTGGTCTACGTCACCAGCTTCATCGGGGGTCTATGTTGCTCCGTTACCACCATGGTCGCCCAC GTGTACATATCCGAAATCTCAATGCCGAGCATACGAGGCTGCCTGTCGGCGATGCTGAAGGTGCTCGGTCACGTCGGCGTGTTATTATCGTACATAGCCGGGACGTACATGAATTGGCGGCAAAGCGCGCTGCTGGTAGCGGTGGCACCGTCGATGCTCTTTTTGGGCACCCTCTTTATACCCGAGACGCCGTCGTACCTCGTTCTGAACGGCAAAGACGACGAGGCTGCCAGCAGTCTCCAATGGCTGCGCGGTGATCACGTCGACATACGCCACGAGCTTCAG GTGATCAAGACGAACATCCTTGCCTCGAGAGCGAAACAATACGAGCTGACGTTCAAGAACAGCATGCTCACTCCGCGATTGTACAAACCTATCGCCATCACGTGCGGGTTAATGTTCTTCCAACGATTCTCTGGAGCGAACGCGTTCAACTATTACGCGGTCATCATATTCCGTCAGACTCTGGGCGGTATGAATCCGCACGGGGCGACCATTGCTATCGGTTTCGTCCAATTATTGGCTTCTCTGTTATCAG GATTCCTGATCGACATCGTGGGCAGGCTACCGCTTCTGATAGCCAGCACGGTCTTCATGTCTCTCGCGCTGGCCGGTTTCGGCAGTTATGCCTATTACATGTCGCAGACGCAAAATCTCGGCTATCCGGACTCGCCGGTGGGTGGGCAACACGATTGGATACCGTTGCTCTGCGTGCTAGTCTTCACGACCGCCCTCGCTTTGGGCATATCGCCAATTTCGTGGTTATTGATTGGCGAGCTCTTTCCTCTCGAGTACCGCGGCCTCGGCTCGAGCATCAGCACCAGCTTCAGCTACTTCTGCGCGTTCGTAGGGATTAAACTGTTCATGGATTTTCAGCAG ACGTTTGGTTTGCACGGAGCGTTTTGGTTCTACGCCGCGGTAGCGGTATGCGGACTTTGTTTCGTGGTCTGCTGCGTGCCGGAAACGAAAGGGAAACAACTGGACGAGATGAATCCGGAGTACGCGCAAGCCCGGTAG
- the LOC114875736 gene encoding facilitated trehalose transporter Tret1-like isoform X2, with protein sequence MPRASVVHMTSTATRPQHMSQVLATLALSMGTLSSGLAKGYTSPALDSILDNQPPHLYQSTNNDTWSAFSVTQQEASWVASLSMLGAWFGAMIGDWIMRRGRRLALRVTSLPLAAVWILTGIAPCVELVYVTSFIGGLCCSVTTMVAHVYISEISMPSIRGCLSAMLKVLGHVGVLLSYIAGTYMNWRQSALLVAVAPSMLFLGTLFIPETPSYLVLNGKDDEAASSLQWLRGDHVDIRHELQVIKTNILASRAKQYELTFKNSMLTPRLYKPIAITCGLMFFQRFSGANAFNYYAVIIFRQTLGGMNPHGATIAIGFVQLLASLLSGFLIDIVGRLPLLIASTVFMSLALAGFGSYAYYMSQTQNLGYPDSPVGGQHDWIPLLCVLVFTTALALGISPISWLLIGELFPLEYRGLGSSISTSFSYFCAFVGIKLFMDFQQTFGLHGAFWFYAAVAVCGLCFVVCCVPETKGKQLDEMNPEYAQAR encoded by the exons ATGCCTCGAGCTTCCGTGGTGCACATGACTTCGACGGCGACGAGACCGCAACACATGTCGCAG GTGTTGGCCACCCTGGCACTCTCAATGGGAACCCTGTCCTCTGGTCTGGCAAAGGGTTACACTTCCCCAGCGTTGGACTCTATTCTGGATAATCAACCCCCTCATCTTTACCAATCTACGAACAACGACACCTG GTCGGCATTCTCGGTGACGCAACAAGAAGCCTCGTGGGTAGCGTCGTTGTCGATGCTTGGTGCATGGTTTGGCGCCATGATCGGCGACTGGATAATGAGAAGAGGTCGTAGATTGGCGCTACGAGTGACATCCTTGCCTCTGGCCGCCGTTTGGATCCTTACCGGTATAGCGCCATGCGTCGAACTGGTCTACGTCACCAGCTTCATCGGGGGTCTATGTTGCTCCGTTACCACCATGGTCGCCCAC GTGTACATATCCGAAATCTCAATGCCGAGCATACGAGGCTGCCTGTCGGCGATGCTGAAGGTGCTCGGTCACGTCGGCGTGTTATTATCGTACATAGCCGGGACGTACATGAATTGGCGGCAAAGCGCGCTGCTGGTAGCGGTGGCACCGTCGATGCTCTTTTTGGGCACCCTCTTTATACCCGAGACGCCGTCGTACCTCGTTCTGAACGGCAAAGACGACGAGGCTGCCAGCAGTCTCCAATGGCTGCGCGGTGATCACGTCGACATACGCCACGAGCTTCAG GTGATCAAGACGAACATCCTTGCCTCGAGAGCGAAACAATACGAGCTGACGTTCAAGAACAGCATGCTCACTCCGCGATTGTACAAACCTATCGCCATCACGTGCGGGTTAATGTTCTTCCAACGATTCTCTGGAGCGAACGCGTTCAACTATTACGCGGTCATCATATTCCGTCAGACTCTGGGCGGTATGAATCCGCACGGGGCGACCATTGCTATCGGTTTCGTCCAATTATTGGCTTCTCTGTTATCAG GATTCCTGATCGACATCGTGGGCAGGCTACCGCTTCTGATAGCCAGCACGGTCTTCATGTCTCTCGCGCTGGCCGGTTTCGGCAGTTATGCCTATTACATGTCGCAGACGCAAAATCTCGGCTATCCGGACTCGCCGGTGGGTGGGCAACACGATTGGATACCGTTGCTCTGCGTGCTAGTCTTCACGACCGCCCTCGCTTTGGGCATATCGCCAATTTCGTGGTTATTGATTGGCGAGCTCTTTCCTCTCGAGTACCGCGGCCTCGGCTCGAGCATCAGCACCAGCTTCAGCTACTTCTGCGCGTTCGTAGGGATTAAACTGTTCATGGATTTTCAGCAG ACGTTTGGTTTGCACGGAGCGTTTTGGTTCTACGCCGCGGTAGCGGTATGCGGACTTTGTTTCGTGGTCTGCTGCGTGCCGGAAACGAAAGGGAAACAACTGGACGAGATGAATCCGGAGTACGCGCAAGCCCGGTAG